A part of Primulina eburnea isolate SZY01 chromosome 10, ASM2296580v1, whole genome shotgun sequence genomic DNA contains:
- the LOC140803501 gene encoding large ribosomal subunit protein eL28z-like codes for MATVPGQLIWEIVKKNNCFLVKEFGNGTAGVRFSKEPNNLSNIHSYKYSGLANKKTVTIQPGKDQSVLLATAKTKKQNKPGHLLHKSVMKKEFSRMAKAVSNQVADNYYRPDLKKAALARLSVVNRSLKVSKSGVKKRNRQAA; via the exons ATGGCGACAGTGCCTGGGCAGTTGATCTGGGAGATCGTTAAGAAGAACAACTGTTTCCTTGTGAAGGAATTCGGGAATGGAACCGCGGGAGTGAGATTCAGCAAGGAACCTAACAATCTGTCCAACATCCATTCCTACAAGTACTCTG GGTTGGCGAACAAGAAAACTGTGACCATTCAACCTGGAAAGGACCAGTCAGTTTTGCTTGCTACTGCAAAGACCAAGAAACAGAACAAGCCTGGCCATTTGCTTCACAAGTCTGTCATGAAGAAGGAGTTCAGCCGCATGGCCAAGGCTGTCTCTAACCAG GTGGCAGATAACTATTACAGGCCGGATCTGAAGAAGGCGGCACTTGCAAGGTTGAGTGTTGTTAACAGAAGTCTCAAGGTTTCCAAGTCTGGAGTCAAGAAGAGGAACAGGCAGGCTGCTTGA